A stretch of the Clostridium fungisolvens genome encodes the following:
- a CDS encoding magnesium transporter encodes MDKATSFFFSKILKKEIHNKSGQLIGKLSDFVLDFNQEKPTATYVQIKNGPKSFYVSLEKLDIFKDSKERYYIEINTKSLLISLPDSKGIYLAKDFLDKQIVDTNGKRVERVNDVRLGNINGKWQLIAVDIGTRGLLRRLGVEYPFILLTGALNFQLRNKLIIWDNVQPLSTGSNNLQLYSPANKIETLHAAEIADIIEELDNKSRHILFNSLNNQKAAEVLEEIETEVQVNLLNSMSDKKASDIFEIMPSDEVADILEEIEDDRVEKLLTQMDEESQEEIRELMEYERNTVGSIMSKDFIAFLPDITVAEVAEWIKINVPDEEETYYIYVINNKSNLLGVIPILRLITSDKDTKLYNIMATQPQILRDEDTIEEAIETMEKYSVNSLPVIDEVNELVGTISLNDSVKEYAPLRRVAL; translated from the coding sequence ATGGATAAAGCAACTAGTTTTTTCTTTAGCAAGATCTTAAAGAAAGAAATTCACAATAAATCAGGGCAATTAATAGGCAAACTTAGCGATTTTGTACTAGATTTTAATCAGGAAAAACCTACAGCAACTTATGTTCAAATTAAAAATGGACCAAAGTCTTTCTATGTTTCATTAGAAAAGCTTGATATTTTTAAAGATAGCAAAGAAAGATATTATATAGAAATAAATACAAAGAGTTTATTAATAAGTTTACCAGATAGTAAGGGTATATATTTAGCAAAAGATTTTTTAGATAAACAAATAGTAGATACTAATGGAAAAAGAGTAGAGCGAGTAAATGATGTAAGACTTGGAAATATAAATGGAAAGTGGCAGCTTATTGCAGTTGATATTGGAACTAGAGGTCTTTTAAGGCGTCTGGGAGTGGAATATCCATTTATATTATTGACAGGAGCTCTAAATTTTCAGCTAAGAAACAAACTTATAATTTGGGATAATGTACAGCCACTATCAACTGGTAGCAATAATTTGCAGCTTTACTCACCAGCAAACAAAATTGAAACTCTTCATGCAGCTGAAATAGCAGATATAATTGAAGAACTTGATAATAAAAGTCGTCATATTCTTTTTAATAGCCTTAATAACCAAAAAGCTGCTGAAGTTCTTGAAGAGATAGAGACAGAGGTTCAGGTTAATTTGCTTAATTCTATGTCTGATAAGAAGGCTTCTGATATTTTTGAGATAATGCCATCGGATGAAGTAGCAGATATTCTTGAAGAAATAGAAGATGATAGAGTTGAAAAACTTCTTACTCAAATGGATGAGGAAAGTCAAGAAGAGATTAGAGAACTTATGGAATATGAAAGAAATACAGTTGGAAGTATTATGTCTAAGGACTTTATTGCTTTCCTTCCAGATATAACTGTTGCGGAAGTAGCAGAGTGGATAAAAATAAATGTTCCTGATGAAGAGGAAACTTATTATATTTATGTTATTAACAACAAAAGTAATCTTCTAGGTGTTATTCCTATATTAAGACTGATAACATCAGATAAAGATACTAAGCTTTATAACATTATGGCGACACAACCACAGATATTGAGGGATGAAGATACTATAGAAGAAGCAATTGAAACAATGGAAAAATACAGCGTAAATTCTTTGCCAGTTATAGATGAAGTTAATGAATTAGTGGGTACAATATCATTAAATGACAGTGTTAAAGAGTATGCTCCATTAAGGAGGGTGGCACTATGA
- a CDS encoding GNAT family N-acetyltransferase codes for MQNHWIDRGIDKSLFDVFPNLESERLLFRKMEASDVEDVFAIFSDPEVAKYDFFTHINTKEKALLIIDNYQDEFISKEEITWGIIRKDDNKLIGYFSLGNFDEDAKRCEIGYGLNRDVWNKGYGTEAIKTITKFAFEKVKVNRIEATVTFGNDASVKALIRSGFLQEGILRERTMIKGELVDDVILALIRRDYII; via the coding sequence ATGCAAAATCACTGGATTGATCGAGGTATTGATAAAAGTCTCTTTGATGTGTTTCCAAATTTAGAATCAGAGAGATTGCTATTCAGAAAAATGGAAGCGAGTGATGTGGAGGATGTTTTTGCTATATTTAGTGACCCAGAGGTGGCTAAATATGACTTTTTTACTCATATAAATACAAAGGAAAAAGCTTTGTTAATAATAGATAACTATCAAGATGAATTTATATCTAAGGAAGAAATAACATGGGGAATTATTAGAAAAGATGACAATAAGTTAATTGGATACTTTAGTCTGGGAAACTTTGATGAAGATGCTAAAAGGTGTGAAATTGGGTATGGTCTAAATAGGGATGTTTGGAATAAAGGTTATGGGACTGAAGCTATAAAAACAATAACAAAGTTTGCTTTTGAAAAAGTTAAAGTAAATAGGATAGAAGCTACGGTAACCTTTGGTAATGATGCATCAGTAAAGGCTTTAATAAGGTCAGGTTTTTTGCAAGAAGGGATTCTAAGAGAAAGAACCATGATTAAAGGTGAGCTAGTAGATGATGTTATTCTTGCGTTAATAAGAAGAGATTACATAATATAA
- a CDS encoding HAD family hydrolase yields the protein MKIDSIIFDLDGTLWDSTQGVTDAFNEIISNTKITHKITVEDIKAIMGLSVLEIPLRLFPHLEHEQRTTLITACWANECKYLEEHGGSLFDKLEDTIQKLAKKYKLFIVSNCQVGYIEAFLKAHNLSEYFIDYENAERTGLTKGENIKLVVERNNLKNPIYVGDTQWDMEATRFAGIPFVFASYGFGQVDDFDYKIDCIDQLLGLDNN from the coding sequence ATGAAGATAGATAGCATTATTTTTGATTTGGATGGAACACTATGGGATTCAACACAAGGAGTTACAGATGCCTTTAATGAAATAATAAGTAATACAAAAATTACTCACAAAATAACAGTAGAAGATATAAAAGCAATAATGGGATTATCAGTACTTGAAATACCATTAAGATTATTTCCTCATCTAGAACATGAGCAGAGAACAACTTTAATAACTGCATGTTGGGCAAATGAGTGTAAGTACTTAGAGGAACATGGTGGTAGTTTGTTTGATAAATTAGAGGATACCATTCAGAAATTAGCAAAAAAGTACAAATTGTTTATAGTTAGTAACTGCCAAGTTGGTTATATTGAAGCTTTTCTTAAAGCTCATAATCTTAGTGAGTACTTTATTGACTATGAAAATGCAGAAAGAACAGGACTTACTAAGGGTGAAAATATAAAGCTTGTAGTAGAAAGAAATAACTTAAAGAATCCAATTTACGTAGGAGATACTCAATGGGATATGGAAGCAACAAGATTTGCTGGCATTCCCTTTGTATTTGCAAGTTATGGCTTTGGACAAGTAGATGATTTTGATTATAAGATTGATTGCATAGATCAGTTATTAGGTTTAGATAATAACTAG
- a CDS encoding HAD family hydrolase, giving the protein MYSTVIFDIDGTILDTEFAVLSSLQKLVYEETNKKLSFEDLIFSFGITGEAALTQLGIKDPKKGCIKWNKYLRDYFHHVKVFDDMEETLAKLHEMYISIGIVTSKTKLEYEADFIPFGLSNFFNIVVCADDTEKHKPNPEPILKFIELSGSDTSNTIYIGDTIYDFRCAQDSHIDFALASWGCKSQDGINATYILKNPKELLDIVTVA; this is encoded by the coding sequence ATGTATAGCACTGTTATTTTTGATATTGATGGAACTATTTTAGATACAGAATTTGCAGTACTTTCTTCTCTACAGAAGTTAGTATATGAAGAGACTAATAAAAAACTAAGCTTTGAAGATTTAATCTTCTCTTTTGGAATCACAGGTGAAGCTGCACTTACACAGCTTGGGATAAAAGATCCTAAGAAAGGCTGTATCAAGTGGAACAAATACTTAAGAGATTACTTTCATCATGTGAAAGTTTTTGATGATATGGAAGAAACTTTAGCAAAACTTCATGAAATGTATATTTCTATTGGTATTGTTACCTCCAAAACCAAACTAGAATATGAAGCGGATTTTATACCATTTGGACTATCTAATTTTTTTAATATAGTTGTTTGTGCAGACGACACTGAAAAGCATAAACCTAATCCTGAACCTATTTTAAAATTTATTGAACTTTCAGGCTCAGATACATCAAATACTATATATATAGGGGATACGATATATGACTTCAGATGTGCACAGGACTCTCATATTGACTTTGCCTTAGCATCCTGGGGATGCAAATCTCAAGATGGTATCAATGCAACTTATATATTAAAGAATCCAAAAGAGTTGTTAGATATAGTTACGGTAGCGTAA
- a CDS encoding phosphatidate cytidylyltransferase, protein MNSIPKHLYHYYEAEVGPFKTLSDLSEEHSENALKSLRRRGETFASKRRSMVKQRIISSFIGLPILIGILLSKNLILLNVALLLIITIGLNEFYKSFKGFSINYKLIGMGFSVLYYIFVLPKLSSNLGLFISLFSIFLVFYSVLFYSKQNAKNIAITFIGFFYVTFMFSFILQIVRLNDYGDILVWFVFIIAWSADTFAYAIGKTFGKNKLTPELSPNKSIEGFVGGVIGATLMSCLYGIIILKFTGFHEYNFVYFCLVMGVIGSVISQCGDLIASLIKRFNEIKDFGNIIPGHGGILDRFDSIILAAPFVYYFIKIILKI, encoded by the coding sequence TTGAATAGCATACCAAAACATCTTTATCATTACTATGAAGCTGAAGTTGGTCCTTTTAAAACTTTATCAGATTTATCAGAGGAACACTCTGAAAATGCATTAAAAAGCCTACGAAGAAGAGGAGAAACCTTTGCGAGTAAAAGGAGGAGTATGGTGAAACAAAGAATAATAAGTTCATTTATAGGCTTACCAATTTTAATCGGAATACTGCTTAGCAAAAATCTAATACTCTTAAATGTTGCACTTCTTTTAATTATAACAATTGGACTTAATGAATTTTATAAATCCTTTAAAGGTTTTAGCATTAATTATAAGTTGATCGGAATGGGATTCTCAGTGTTATACTACATATTTGTCTTACCTAAGCTTAGCTCAAATCTAGGATTGTTTATAAGTTTATTCTCTATTTTTTTAGTCTTTTACTCAGTGCTTTTTTATAGTAAGCAAAATGCAAAAAATATAGCTATAACTTTTATAGGATTTTTCTATGTTACTTTTATGTTTTCATTTATACTTCAAATAGTTAGGCTCAATGATTATGGAGATATTCTTGTTTGGTTTGTATTTATAATAGCTTGGAGTGCTGATACCTTTGCATATGCAATCGGTAAGACCTTTGGCAAGAATAAATTAACTCCAGAACTAAGTCCTAATAAATCTATTGAGGGATTTGTTGGTGGAGTAATAGGTGCAACATTGATGTCATGTTTATATGGGATAATAATTTTAAAATTTACAGGATTTCATGAATATAATTTCGTATATTTTTGTTTAGTAATGGGAGTTATAGGATCAGTGATATCACAATGTGGGGATTTAATTGCTTCCTTAATAAAAAGATTCAATGAAATTAAGGATTTTGGAAATATAATTCCTGGGCATGGTGGAATCCTAGATAGATTTGATAGTATCATATTAGCGGCGCCATTTGTTTACTATTTCATAAAAATTATACTAAAGATATAG
- a CDS encoding DUF1646 family protein, whose product MQKNKTLKIFRRILNIISCFSIGLGSILTPIYETLATIIAIKLKVVATSELSYNYLH is encoded by the coding sequence ATTCAAAAGAATAAAACATTAAAAATATTTAGGAGAATATTAAATATAATATCTTGCTTTTCTATTGGCTTAGGGTCAATATTGACGCCAATATATGAAACACTAGCTACAATTATTGCCATTAAATTGAAAGTTGTAGCAACAAGTGAATTAAGTTATAATTATCTACATTAA
- a CDS encoding MmcQ/YjbR family DNA-binding protein: MNYEWLDEYCLSKHGAIKDFKEEWNATRYFIGGKIFLMIGEDKYNKPIITIKCEPFFGQMLRDEYEHIIPGYHMNKLHWNSVYFDGNVPDNVVKQMIDMSYRIVLDSLSKKLQKEILQQSDRYIG, from the coding sequence ATGAACTATGAATGGCTAGATGAGTATTGCCTTTCAAAGCATGGAGCTATAAAAGACTTTAAGGAAGAGTGGAATGCTACTAGATACTTTATTGGAGGAAAAATTTTTCTTATGATAGGAGAAGATAAATATAATAAGCCTATTATTACAATAAAGTGTGAGCCTTTCTTTGGGCAGATGCTGAGAGACGAATATGAACATATAATTCCAGGGTATCACATGAACAAACTACATTGGAATTCAGTATATTTTGATGGCAATGTACCAGACAATGTGGTAAAGCAGATGATAGATATGTCCTATAGGATAGTGCTTGATTCTTTGAGTAAGAAGCTTCAGAAAGAAATTCTTCAACAAAGTGATCGATATATCGGATAG
- a CDS encoding HD domain-containing protein, with product MNRLEKVHEVVDRVLIKQSNAEIRRHGYVHLYGVSSHCSLLALRRGASAELSAISGMLHDIYTYKAGDSYEHAKLGSIEARKILNELKLFTEEEINIVCNAIYNHSNKNDIGGSYEEILKDADVLQHYSYNTGFPVANHENERLAKLFKELGIEKVR from the coding sequence ATGAATAGATTAGAAAAAGTTCATGAGGTAGTAGATAGAGTTTTAATAAAGCAATCAAATGCAGAAATAAGACGTCATGGGTATGTACACCTATATGGAGTATCTTCTCATTGCAGTCTTCTTGCATTAAGACGGGGAGCAAGTGCAGAGTTAAGTGCAATTTCAGGAATGTTGCATGATATTTATACCTATAAAGCAGGAGACAGCTATGAACATGCAAAATTAGGATCTATAGAGGCAAGGAAAATTTTAAATGAGCTTAAGTTGTTTACTGAAGAAGAAATAAATATTGTTTGCAACGCTATTTATAATCATAGTAATAAAAATGATATAGGCGGAAGCTATGAAGAAATTCTTAAGGATGCTGATGTACTACAGCATTATTCGTATAATACAGGATTTCCTGTTGCTAACCATGAGAATGAACGATTAGCAAAACTGTTTAAGGAACTAGGTATTGAGAAGGTACGTTAG